One window of the Natronomonas marina genome contains the following:
- a CDS encoding alpha/beta fold hydrolase, producing the protein MQQGSTDSGVVSVEVTDGRRGRVETDVHYRVAGEGAPVVLLHGIGLDAAEVSWRHTLPALAEEYRVYAPDFPGHGDSDRPSVRYTHEFFLEVLESFLASLDIEGAPLVGASMGGGVALGYAIEHDVERLVLADGYGLGRDAPWRPAASTFLRVPGAASGLWRTVGATRASVRAHLQALTGGGGPSDEHVEDVYEAIQDASVGRAMASWQRSEFRYDGLRTCYLDRLSELSAPALFVHGTADPLLPASWSERAAARTGGTLAAFEGCGHWPSRETPERFNRRVRSFL; encoded by the coding sequence ATGCAGCAGGGGAGCACCGATTCGGGGGTCGTCAGCGTCGAGGTGACGGACGGTCGCCGGGGGCGAGTCGAGACGGACGTTCACTACCGGGTCGCCGGCGAAGGGGCGCCGGTCGTGCTGTTGCACGGCATCGGCCTCGACGCGGCGGAAGTGTCGTGGCGGCACACGCTGCCGGCGCTGGCCGAGGAGTACCGCGTCTACGCGCCGGACTTCCCGGGCCACGGCGACAGCGACCGGCCGAGCGTCCGGTACACCCACGAGTTCTTCCTCGAGGTGCTGGAGTCGTTTCTCGCGTCGCTGGACATCGAGGGGGCGCCGCTCGTCGGGGCGTCGATGGGCGGCGGCGTCGCCCTGGGCTACGCCATCGAGCACGACGTCGAGCGGCTGGTGCTGGCGGACGGCTACGGGCTCGGGCGGGACGCCCCCTGGCGCCCGGCGGCGAGTACCTTCCTGCGGGTGCCGGGCGCCGCGAGCGGCCTGTGGCGGACCGTGGGCGCGACCCGCGCCTCGGTCCGGGCTCACCTGCAGGCGCTGACCGGCGGCGGCGGTCCGAGCGACGAGCACGTCGAGGACGTCTACGAGGCGATTCAGGACGCCTCCGTCGGGCGGGCGATGGCGAGCTGGCAGCGAAGCGAGTTCCGCTACGACGGGCTGCGGACCTGCTATCTGGACCGGCTCTCGGAGCTGTCGGCGCCGGCGCTCTTCGTCCACGGGACGGCGGACCCGCTGTTGCCGGCGTCGTGGTCCGAGCGGGCGGCAGCCAGAACGGGCGGAACGCTCGCGGCCTTCGAGGGCTGTGGGCACTGGCCCTCCAGGGAGACCCCCGAGCGGTTCAACCGGCGGGTCCGGTCGTTCCTCTAG
- a CDS encoding MaoC family dehydratase translates to MFDSAMRANRAAIEAFSPPADGSDEATPPAADAEDRIDPGEDLAEWTSEVHVDGEPTVGDTVRFSKTLSEDDVDRFAAASGDTNPLHLDEEWAEETRFEGRIVHGTLVAGLISAALARFPGNVVYLSQDLEFRAPVRIGDRVTAEVTIVEALGDDRYRLRTVVDGGDTRIIDGEAVVLIDSSA, encoded by the coding sequence ATGTTCGACAGCGCGATGCGGGCCAACCGGGCGGCAATCGAGGCGTTCAGCCCGCCGGCCGACGGATCAGACGAGGCGACCCCACCCGCCGCCGACGCCGAGGACCGTATCGATCCCGGCGAGGACCTCGCCGAGTGGACCTCCGAGGTCCACGTCGACGGGGAGCCGACCGTCGGCGACACCGTCCGGTTCAGCAAGACCCTCTCGGAGGACGATGTCGACCGCTTCGCCGCCGCCTCCGGCGACACGAACCCCCTCCACCTCGACGAGGAGTGGGCCGAGGAGACCCGCTTCGAGGGCCGAATCGTCCACGGGACCCTGGTTGCCGGTCTCATCAGCGCCGCCCTGGCGCGGTTCCCCGGCAACGTCGTCTACCTCTCGCAGGACCTCGAGTTCCGCGCGCCGGTCCGCATCGGCGACCGGGTCACCGCCGAGGTCACCATCGTCGAGGCGCTCGGCGACGACCGCTACCGGCTCCGGACGGTCGTCGACGGCGGCGACACCCGCATCATCGACGGCGAAGCGGTCGTCCTCATCGACTCGTCCGCCTAG
- a CDS encoding IS630 family transposase: protein MTGREKEVVRHLSEEDLDRLLTETDDVKQHERLVFIKRLYKGATLAEAADDVGRSEGTADNWVERWNEGGLGKLTPNFGGGRPPKLGEAEQQRLIERLREGQPWKKQEIQHLLNEEFNIEYHPHYLPTFLDNLGLSYAIPRTKRPDRPDDAEGILDERVEYAFDEDADDQPHNKREKDQDDEDWDRDEDIRTDGGTVIGFFDLSHPQPWDNSQRMYTVDDPHITRPLVKIDTPAAGFYALNGESVLSFPPNQEKEQICECFETIREQNPRTRILLVLDNFSSHICKYTRKRAHELGIDLVFLPVGSPHLNPIEPVWKSLKWESSPLIVEDEDEYRTLLDDLFEELTEQLSFAASWIDNHLSGFLNKIR from the coding sequence ATGACTGGCCGTGAGAAAGAAGTTGTACGCCACCTGAGCGAGGAAGACCTGGATAGACTGCTCACGGAAACTGACGACGTGAAGCAACACGAACGGCTCGTGTTCATCAAACGGCTATACAAGGGAGCGACGCTCGCTGAAGCCGCTGATGACGTTGGGCGATCAGAGGGGACAGCTGACAACTGGGTCGAACGCTGGAATGAAGGAGGACTGGGCAAACTCACGCCGAACTTCGGGGGCGGCAGGCCCCCGAAGCTCGGCGAGGCCGAACAGCAGCGACTGATCGAGCGACTCCGTGAGGGCCAGCCCTGGAAAAAACAGGAGATTCAGCATCTCCTCAACGAGGAATTCAATATCGAGTATCATCCACACTATCTACCGACGTTTCTGGACAACCTCGGCCTCTCGTACGCTATTCCACGGACGAAACGTCCTGATCGACCAGACGACGCCGAAGGGATTCTCGACGAACGCGTCGAGTACGCGTTCGACGAGGATGCCGACGATCAGCCTCACAACAAACGAGAGAAAGATCAAGACGACGAAGACTGGGACCGTGACGAGGATATTCGAACAGATGGTGGCACAGTCATCGGGTTTTTCGACCTGTCACATCCACAGCCGTGGGACAATTCTCAGCGGATGTACACAGTTGATGACCCACACATCACCCGGCCGCTGGTGAAAATCGACACACCAGCGGCCGGGTTCTATGCACTCAACGGTGAGAGTGTACTGTCGTTTCCGCCGAACCAGGAGAAAGAACAGATCTGTGAGTGCTTCGAGACGATCCGCGAGCAGAATCCGCGTACCCGGATTCTGCTCGTTTTAGATAACTTCTCATCTCACATTTGCAAGTACACTCGCAAGCGTGCCCACGAACTAGGAATTGATCTCGTATTCCTTCCGGTTGGATCGCCGCATCTCAATCCAATCGAGCCAGTCTGGAAAAGTCTCAAGTGGGAGTCATCACCGCTGATTGTCGAAGATGAAGACGAGTACCGAACACTCCTTGACGATCTGTTCGAAGAACTGACCGAGCAACTGAGCTTCGCTGCATCGTGGATTGACAATCACCTCAGTGGATTCCTCAATAAGATCCGCTAA
- a CDS encoding AbrB/MazE/SpoVT family DNA-binding domain-containing protein yields MTDEDDDRDGLMWPPNLLKNIQDVSETATRQQQEALQQLLLGAGAGGGTPDLGDLSDQMGAMTQMATFKTRIQSGGRISIPDAEREALDIQEGDIVQTVVVPVKRNRDED; encoded by the coding sequence ATGACCGACGAGGACGACGACAGGGACGGGCTCATGTGGCCCCCGAACCTCCTGAAGAACATCCAAGACGTCTCGGAGACGGCGACTCGCCAACAGCAGGAGGCGCTCCAGCAGTTGCTGCTCGGCGCCGGCGCCGGCGGCGGGACCCCCGATCTCGGCGACCTCTCCGATCAGATGGGCGCCATGACACAGATGGCGACGTTCAAGACCCGCATCCAGAGCGGCGGACGAATCTCGATTCCCGACGCCGAGCGGGAGGCGCTGGACATCCAGGAGGGCGACATCGTCCAGACCGTCGTCGTGCCGGTCAAGCGGAACCGCGACGAGGACTGA